A stretch of Deinococcus planocerae DNA encodes these proteins:
- a CDS encoding 50S ribosomal protein L11 methyltransferase, translating to MLVYHLPGTLETREADLDLLWEAGATGLEERAGFVRAYFAAPAELPGPVADGEWREEADQDWQAEFKRTLRPVRAGRVTIVPPWLREEVEPAHIALVIEPGMAFGTGHHETTRLAVEALSGLSLETLGPDGTGARVLDVGTGSGVLAIAAALLGARFALGVDLDPITIPIARENAAVNGIPAGRVRFEEGTLGEHPLTFPEIGVDAYDVLVANLYAELHDLLAGAYAAEVRPDSPVVLTGILTTKLPLVRDALAREGFSDVRETLDGEWALVTARAPLA from the coding sequence ATGCTCGTGTACCACCTGCCCGGCACCCTGGAGACCCGCGAAGCCGACCTCGACCTGTTGTGGGAGGCGGGTGCCACCGGCCTGGAGGAGCGCGCGGGATTCGTCCGCGCCTATTTCGCCGCGCCCGCCGAGCTGCCCGGCCCCGTCGCGGACGGCGAGTGGCGCGAGGAGGCCGACCAGGACTGGCAGGCGGAGTTCAAGCGCACCCTGCGACCGGTGCGCGCGGGCCGGGTGACCATCGTGCCCCCCTGGCTGCGGGAGGAGGTGGAGCCTGCTCACATCGCGCTCGTGATCGAGCCCGGCATGGCCTTTGGGACCGGGCACCACGAGACCACCCGGCTGGCGGTGGAGGCCCTCTCGGGGCTGAGCCTGGAAACGCTCGGGCCGGACGGAACGGGGGCGCGGGTGCTCGACGTGGGCACCGGGAGCGGCGTGCTCGCCATCGCGGCGGCGTTGCTCGGGGCCCGCTTCGCCCTGGGGGTGGACCTCGACCCCATCACCATCCCCATCGCGCGGGAGAACGCGGCGGTCAACGGCATTCCGGCGGGGCGCGTCCGTTTCGAGGAGGGCACGCTGGGCGAGCACCCGCTGACCTTCCCTGAGATCGGGGTCGACGCCTACGACGTGCTCGTCGCCAACCTGTACGCGGAGCTGCACGACCTCCTCGCCGGGGCCTACGCCGCCGAGGTGCGGCCCGACTCACCCGTGGTGCTCACCGGCATCCTGACCACGAAGCTTCCCCTCGTGCGCGACGCCCTGGCCCGCGAGGGGTTCAGCGACGTGCGGGAGACGCTGGACGGCGAGTGGGCGCTCGTCACCGCCCGCGCACCGCTGGCGTGA
- a CDS encoding 16S rRNA (uracil(1498)-N(3))-methyltransferase has translation MAPHRVRVDALAPEMTLGPREARHLHVLRLREGDPVRVFDGQGAEAGATLTLLDDARAVLTLGGRLTGAAETPQPVTLAAPLLKGDKLADVVRAATELGVWRVQLVVTRHADAREIGEQKLQRLRRVAEEASKQSRRAVTPEVFSPIPLAELRWEGRLFVAQPGAAARLTDHLNWEAPVTLLTGPEGGLWDAEVSALEARGAVAVTLGPRILRAETAPVALLGALVATGV, from the coding sequence ATGGCCCCCCACCGCGTCCGGGTGGACGCCCTGGCCCCCGAGATGACGCTCGGCCCCCGCGAGGCGCGGCATCTGCACGTCCTGCGGCTGCGCGAGGGCGACCCCGTGCGCGTGTTCGACGGCCAGGGCGCCGAGGCCGGGGCGACGTTGACCCTGCTCGACGACGCGCGGGCCGTGCTGACGCTGGGGGGGCGCCTGACGGGCGCCGCCGAGACGCCGCAGCCCGTGACCCTCGCCGCGCCGCTCCTGAAGGGGGACAAGCTCGCGGACGTGGTGCGGGCCGCCACCGAACTCGGCGTCTGGCGCGTGCAGCTCGTGGTCACCCGCCACGCCGACGCCCGCGAGATCGGGGAGCAGAAGCTCCAGAGGCTGCGCCGCGTCGCCGAGGAGGCGAGCAAGCAGTCGCGCCGCGCGGTGACGCCGGAGGTCTTCTCCCCCATCCCCCTCGCGGAGTTGCGGTGGGAAGGCCGCCTGTTCGTCGCCCAGCCCGGCGCTGCGGCGCGTCTGACCGACCACCTGAACTGGGAGGCGCCCGTGACGCTCCTGACCGGGCCGGAGGGGGGGCTTTGGGACGCGGAGGTCTCCGCCCTGGAGGCGCGCGGCGCGGTCGCGGTCACGCTCGGGCCCCGCATCCTGCGCGCGGAGACGGCCCCGGTGGCGCTGCTGGGGGCGCTGGTGGCGACGGGGGTGTGA
- a CDS encoding DUF5984 family protein: protein MAPLFQHRLRPLRDIVSSWEESNFEVKNYLTGWYWLSDGWYCLQTDDGDVPLAHSAFVASLGLSGENALYLDYQVARFWMDLVEVVPAALESLPEPFAEWVVSGVWPAWVAEVQTWWQALDDEDPASSDETWDDLFAARRWWNARHIDMGYLVAPPGLRFWCLGDTVTLQWDTRDRLVEGRPCWVEKIGQQEMSVSSFEQEINSFRRRLDQDMGSRIQEVESLGLLSAEQVAGLWRQHEEILAMRGRWEGTDWQEVKAAVAYLEHLSGISVKACGGSQPGVRSFSDGP from the coding sequence GTGGCGCCCTTGTTCCAGCACCGTCTCCGTCCACTGCGCGACATCGTTTCGAGTTGGGAAGAGAGCAATTTCGAGGTAAAAAACTACCTGACAGGGTGGTATTGGCTGAGCGACGGCTGGTACTGTCTTCAGACGGACGACGGAGACGTTCCCCTAGCGCATTCCGCGTTTGTGGCTTCACTGGGACTCTCAGGCGAGAACGCCCTTTACTTGGATTACCAAGTGGCGCGGTTTTGGATGGACCTCGTTGAAGTCGTTCCGGCAGCCCTGGAATCCCTGCCCGAGCCGTTCGCGGAGTGGGTGGTGTCCGGGGTGTGGCCTGCATGGGTGGCGGAGGTGCAGACGTGGTGGCAGGCGCTGGATGATGAGGACCCGGCGTCATCCGACGAGACGTGGGATGACCTATTCGCCGCGAGGCGATGGTGGAATGCGCGCCACATCGACATGGGCTACCTCGTCGCGCCACCTGGTCTCCGGTTCTGGTGCCTCGGAGACACGGTGACGCTTCAGTGGGACACGCGGGATCGCCTTGTGGAGGGAAGGCCTTGTTGGGTTGAGAAGATTGGACAGCAAGAGATGAGCGTTTCCTCTTTTGAACAGGAGATAAATTCCTTCCGCCGCCGCCTCGATCAGGACATGGGCTCCCGTATTCAGGAAGTTGAGAGCTTGGGTCTCCTCAGCGCCGAGCAGGTTGCGGGGCTGTGGCGGCAGCACGAAGAAATACTGGCTATGAGAGGCCGTTGGGAGGGTACGGACTGGCAGGAAGTGAAGGCCGCCGTCGCCTACCTGGAACACCTCTCTGGAATCAGCGTCAAGGCCTGTGGTGGCAGTCAACCAGGCGTTAGGTCCTTTTCCGACGGGCCCTGA
- a CDS encoding inorganic diphosphatase — MREVVGVVEWTRGEVERFVLRGGEVVPLRREARPAPVNYGCLPGTLNPADGAEVDAVWLGGPRPVGERVTAAPSGLLHLADGDHKVVFGEAGAGEVAALLAWFPPERGARLLGPQDAAAWLASLAPADQEPATSHPR, encoded by the coding sequence TTGAGAGAGGTCGTCGGCGTGGTCGAGTGGACACGCGGCGAGGTGGAGCGGTTCGTCCTGCGGGGCGGGGAGGTCGTGCCCCTGCGCCGGGAGGCCCGGCCCGCCCCCGTCAACTACGGCTGCCTGCCCGGAACCCTCAACCCCGCCGACGGCGCCGAGGTGGACGCCGTGTGGCTGGGCGGGCCCCGGCCCGTGGGCGAGCGCGTGACCGCCGCGCCGTCGGGCCTGCTCCACCTGGCCGACGGGGACCACAAGGTCGTCTTCGGGGAGGCGGGGGCGGGCGAGGTGGCGGCCCTGCTCGCGTGGTTTCCCCCCGAGCGCGGGGCGCGGCTCCTCGGCCCGCAGGACGCGGCGGCGTGGCTGGCGTCCCTGGCTCCGGCGGATCAGGAACCGGCCACGAGTCACCCGCGCTGA
- a CDS encoding response regulator transcription factor — protein MTRVRVLLVEDDLRVARVNRDLLERDPDVHVVGSAATLAQGDALAQALAPDLILLDVYLPDGSGLGLLRHWRAQGRTTDVALITAADDEASVKAALAQGAFDYLIKPFTGARLAEVVSRHRARRTARGTLDQAHLDRLLGVGTGPGAPEPLPRGIDPHTLERVAQVLAGAPGALSAEEVGDRTQLSRVTAWRYLEHLVRVGRASLDHQYGLAGRPAKLYRARPEDPPAGGG, from the coding sequence ATGACCCGGGTGCGGGTGCTGCTCGTGGAGGACGACCTGCGGGTCGCGCGGGTGAACCGCGACCTGCTGGAGCGCGACCCCGACGTGCACGTGGTCGGGAGCGCGGCGACGCTCGCCCAGGGGGACGCCCTCGCGCAGGCGCTCGCGCCCGACCTGATCCTGCTCGACGTGTACCTGCCCGACGGGAGCGGGCTGGGCCTGCTGCGCCACTGGCGGGCCCAGGGCCGCACGACCGACGTGGCCCTGATCACCGCCGCCGACGACGAGGCGAGCGTGAAGGCCGCGCTGGCGCAGGGGGCCTTCGACTACCTCATCAAGCCCTTCACGGGGGCGCGGCTCGCGGAGGTGGTGAGTCGGCACCGCGCCCGCCGCACCGCGCGGGGCACCCTCGACCAGGCGCACCTCGACCGCCTGCTGGGGGTGGGGACCGGGCCGGGTGCCCCCGAGCCGCTGCCGCGCGGGATCGACCCCCACACGCTGGAACGGGTGGCGCAGGTCCTCGCGGGGGCGCCCGGGGCGCTGAGCGCCGAGGAGGTCGGGGACCGCACGCAGCTCTCGCGGGTGACCGCGTGGCGCTACCTCGAACACCTCGTGCGGGTGGGGCGGGCCAGCCTCGACCACCAGTACGGGCTCGCCGGACGCCCCGCCAAGCTCTACCGGGCCCGCCCCGAAGACCCCCCCGCCGGGGGCGGCTAG
- a CDS encoding ATP-binding protein: MLRSLRAPSRLGLQGRLVRLHLLVLCAMTAVLVGVQTAYLYTQARERLGERALTTSRLVARLPVVIRGAEAGGPNPALNAQVGALREGAEADFIVVGNVRGIRLAHPVPERLGQPMEGGDNGEPLAGREVVSVARGSLGVSVRGKVPVWEDGRPGGRVVGVVSTGYLMPQAWHLVAQALLSLAPWFLLALGLGTVGAVWTARRLRAEILNLEPEQIAALVGQHRAVLAALREGVIAVDAQGCVTLASDRAGEALSPGTQAPYRLAAVWPELAALPVVRQQNVELTLRGQPVLVNVEPLEEGGFVASFRDRAEALALADELTHARGFVDVLRAQTHEYQNRLHVLSGLLQLGRPQEALRLLNAEIEADAQFRALLRDVQVPRLVALLAGKRERAQELGIDFQVAQESGLSPVWERHADTLVTAVGNLTENAFEALGGRPGTVTVLIGEDPEGAQIEVQDDGPGIEGELAARLFTRGASSKGEGRGYGLAGVSARVSALGGTVRHTRRGGRTVFQVSLPTPVQAVSPLEHV, translated from the coding sequence ATGTTGCGAAGTCTCCGCGCTCCGTCCCGTCTGGGCTTGCAGGGCCGCCTCGTGCGGCTGCACCTGCTCGTGTTGTGCGCGATGACCGCCGTGCTGGTGGGCGTGCAGACCGCCTACCTCTACACCCAGGCCCGCGAGCGGCTGGGCGAGCGGGCGCTCACGACGAGCCGCCTGGTGGCGCGGCTGCCCGTGGTCATCCGGGGGGCCGAGGCGGGCGGGCCGAACCCGGCCCTCAACGCCCAGGTGGGCGCCCTGCGCGAGGGGGCGGAGGCGGATTTCATCGTCGTCGGGAACGTGCGGGGCATCCGGCTCGCCCACCCTGTCCCCGAGCGGCTGGGGCAGCCGATGGAGGGCGGGGACAACGGAGAACCCCTGGCGGGCCGCGAGGTCGTGAGCGTGGCGCGCGGCAGCTTGGGCGTCAGCGTGCGCGGCAAGGTCCCGGTGTGGGAGGACGGCAGGCCGGGCGGGCGGGTCGTCGGCGTGGTGAGCACGGGCTACCTGATGCCGCAGGCGTGGCACCTCGTGGCGCAGGCCCTCCTCAGCCTCGCCCCGTGGTTCCTGCTCGCGCTGGGGCTGGGCACCGTGGGGGCGGTGTGGACCGCGCGGCGGCTGCGCGCCGAGATCCTGAACCTCGAACCCGAGCAGATCGCCGCGCTCGTGGGGCAGCACCGGGCGGTCCTCGCGGCGCTGCGGGAGGGGGTGATCGCGGTGGACGCGCAGGGCTGCGTTACCCTCGCCAGCGACCGGGCGGGGGAGGCGCTCTCGCCGGGCACCCAGGCGCCCTACCGCCTCGCCGCCGTGTGGCCCGAACTCGCCGCGCTGCCCGTGGTCCGGCAGCAGAACGTGGAACTCACGCTGCGGGGGCAGCCCGTCCTCGTGAACGTGGAGCCGCTGGAGGAAGGGGGGTTCGTCGCCTCCTTCCGGGACCGGGCGGAGGCGCTGGCCCTGGCCGACGAACTCACCCACGCGCGCGGCTTCGTGGACGTGCTGCGGGCCCAGACGCACGAGTACCAGAACCGCCTGCACGTCCTGTCGGGCCTGCTGCAACTCGGGCGCCCGCAGGAGGCGCTGCGGCTGCTGAATGCCGAGATCGAGGCCGACGCCCAGTTCCGGGCCCTGCTGCGCGACGTGCAGGTGCCCCGCCTCGTCGCCCTCCTCGCCGGGAAGCGCGAGCGGGCGCAGGAACTCGGGATCGACTTTCAGGTGGCCCAGGAAAGCGGCCTCTCGCCCGTGTGGGAGCGGCACGCCGACACCCTCGTCACCGCCGTCGGCAACCTCACCGAGAACGCCTTCGAGGCGCTGGGGGGGCGGCCCGGCACCGTCACCGTGTTGATCGGTGAGGACCCGGAAGGCGCGCAGATCGAGGTGCAGGACGACGGCCCCGGCATCGAGGGCGAGCTGGCGGCGCGGCTCTTCACCCGGGGCGCGAGCAGCAAGGGGGAGGGGCGCGGCTATGGGCTGGCGGGGGTCTCGGCCCGCGTGTCGGCCCTCGGCGGCACGGTCCGCCACACCCGGCGCGGCGGGCGGACGGTCTTCCAGGTGAGCCTCCCGACGCCGGTTCAGGCCGTCTCCCCTCTGGAGCACGTATGA
- a CDS encoding Bug family tripartite tricarboxylate transporter substrate binding protein → MKKTLFLAVLTALAPLAAAQNLNNLRIMAPAAPGGGWDQTSRAIQTVLQNEGIARPVQVFNVPGAGGTIGLAQLYNAKGDGNLLMTMGLVMVGAIQTNSSRVDLSRVTPIARLTGEYEVVVVPASSPYKTMADLTAAWKANPGGVAFAGGSAGGTDHMLVGLLAKAAGIDPRRMNYVPFSGGGETLAAVLGNQVAAGVAGYGEFEAQIKAGRLRALGISAPRRQAGIAAPTFREQGLNVELANWRGIVAPPGISAEQKAALVAAMDKMHASKEWKDTLATRKWTDLYLSGSRFDVYLKVEANRTKNILRDIGLVK, encoded by the coding sequence ATGAAGAAAACGCTGTTCCTCGCCGTGCTGACGGCCCTGGCCCCCCTCGCCGCCGCCCAGAACCTGAACAACCTCCGCATCATGGCCCCGGCGGCCCCGGGCGGAGGCTGGGACCAGACCTCGCGCGCCATCCAGACGGTGCTGCAAAACGAGGGCATCGCCCGGCCCGTGCAGGTGTTCAACGTGCCCGGCGCGGGCGGCACCATCGGCCTCGCGCAGCTTTACAACGCCAAGGGCGACGGCAACCTCCTCATGACGATGGGCCTCGTGATGGTGGGCGCGATCCAGACCAACAGCAGCCGGGTGGACCTCTCGCGCGTGACGCCCATCGCCCGCCTGACCGGCGAGTACGAGGTCGTGGTCGTGCCCGCAAGCAGCCCCTACAAGACGATGGCGGACCTCACCGCCGCGTGGAAGGCGAACCCCGGCGGGGTGGCCTTCGCGGGCGGCAGCGCGGGCGGCACCGACCACATGCTCGTGGGGCTGCTCGCCAAGGCGGCGGGGATCGATCCCCGGCGGATGAACTACGTGCCCTTCAGCGGCGGCGGCGAGACGCTCGCGGCAGTGCTCGGCAACCAGGTCGCGGCGGGCGTGGCCGGGTACGGCGAGTTCGAGGCGCAGATCAAGGCGGGGCGGCTGCGGGCGCTGGGCATCAGCGCGCCCCGCCGGCAGGCGGGCATCGCGGCCCCCACCTTCCGGGAGCAGGGCCTGAACGTCGAACTCGCCAACTGGCGCGGCATCGTGGCCCCCCCCGGCATCAGCGCCGAGCAAAAGGCCGCCCTCGTCGCCGCGATGGACAAGATGCACGCCTCCAAGGAGTGGAAGGACACCCTCGCCACCCGCAAGTGGACGGACCTCTACCTCAGCGGCAGCCGGTTCGACGTGTACCTCAAGGTCGAGGCCAACCGCACGAAGAACATCCTCCGGGACATCGGGCTCGTCAAGTAA
- a CDS encoding tripartite tricarboxylate transporter TctB family protein, translating to MPDVPPSVHPDAPPTSPAGRRGVSVPDLLVALGVTGLGVALLIGTLQIPFGINAVVGPRVFPLIVSVGMTVLGALLTVNALRGERAEPAAEEDTDPNAPVNLGAAGIILGGFLLGAVLLPTLGFVLGTALMYFTVALAFGERRWGLMLLVSLALALVTYEVFTRGLGLTLPPGVLRGII from the coding sequence ATGCCAGACGTTCCGCCCTCCGTCCACCCCGACGCGCCGCCCACCTCCCCGGCGGGCAGGCGCGGGGTCAGCGTGCCCGACCTCCTCGTCGCCCTCGGCGTGACGGGACTCGGCGTGGCGCTCCTGATCGGCACCCTGCAAATTCCCTTCGGCATCAACGCGGTCGTCGGCCCGCGCGTCTTTCCCCTGATCGTGAGCGTGGGCATGACCGTCCTGGGTGCGCTCCTCACCGTGAACGCCCTGCGGGGAGAGCGCGCCGAGCCCGCCGCCGAAGAGGACACCGACCCGAACGCGCCCGTGAACCTGGGGGCCGCCGGAATCATCCTGGGCGGCTTTCTGCTCGGCGCGGTGCTGCTCCCCACCCTGGGCTTCGTGCTCGGCACGGCCCTGATGTACTTCACGGTGGCCCTCGCGTTCGGCGAGCGGCGCTGGGGGCTGATGCTGCTCGTGTCGCTCGCCCTGGCGCTCGTCACCTACGAGGTCTTCACCCGGGGCCTGGGCCTGACCCTGCCGCCCGGCGTGCTGAGGGGGATCATCTAG
- a CDS encoding tripartite tricarboxylate transporter permease, with product MEALTALFAGFETALTPLNLLWALVGVTLGTLVGVLPGIGPALTVALLLPVTAKLPPVSAFIMFAGIYYGGMFGGSTTSILLNTPGESSSIITALEGNKMARRGRAAAALATAAIGSFVAGTIGTMLLTFAAPAIAEIAVQIPPSAKFALILLAFVTVSATFGASPLRGLTSLFLGLAVGLIGTDLQSGQARFTLGRPELLDGIEFVTVVIGLFAIGETLYVASRLRKGSPSVIKLAGNARMNREDWRRSWKPWLRGTGLGFPFGAIPAGGAEIPTFLSYSLERRLTKHPEEFGKGAIEGVAGPEAANNAAAAGVLVPLLTLGLPTSATAAILLAAFQQYGLQPGPLLFVTNADLVWGLIASLYIGNVMLLALNLPLAPVWARLLLIPRPFLYAGILVFSTVGVYSLNNSVFDLLLLALFGVIGYGMRRFDFPVTPAIIGVILGPTAESQFRTALQQSNGDFGIFARQPLTAFILIIVALALILPPVLRARAARRAR from the coding sequence ATGGAAGCCCTCACCGCCCTTTTCGCGGGCTTCGAAACCGCACTGACGCCCCTCAACCTGCTGTGGGCGCTCGTCGGCGTCACGCTGGGCACCCTGGTCGGGGTGCTGCCCGGCATCGGCCCGGCGCTGACAGTCGCGCTGCTGCTGCCCGTCACGGCCAAGCTGCCCCCCGTCAGCGCCTTCATCATGTTCGCGGGCATCTACTACGGGGGGATGTTCGGGGGCTCGACGACCAGCATCTTGCTGAACACCCCCGGCGAGTCGAGTTCGATCATCACCGCGCTGGAGGGCAACAAGATGGCCCGCCGGGGCCGCGCCGCCGCCGCGCTCGCCACCGCCGCCATCGGGTCCTTCGTGGCGGGGACCATCGGCACGATGCTGCTGACCTTCGCCGCGCCCGCCATCGCGGAGATCGCGGTGCAGATTCCGCCCAGCGCCAAGTTCGCCCTGATCCTGCTCGCCTTCGTGACGGTGAGCGCGACCTTCGGGGCGAGCCCCCTGCGCGGGCTGACAAGCCTCTTTCTCGGCCTCGCGGTCGGGCTGATCGGCACCGACCTCCAGAGCGGGCAGGCGCGCTTCACGCTGGGCCGCCCGGAACTGCTCGACGGCATCGAGTTCGTGACGGTGGTGATCGGCCTCTTTGCCATCGGGGAGACGCTGTACGTGGCGAGCCGCTTGCGAAAGGGCAGCCCCAGCGTGATCAAGCTGGCGGGTAATGCCCGGATGAACCGCGAGGACTGGCGCCGCAGTTGGAAACCCTGGCTGCGCGGCACGGGGCTGGGCTTCCCCTTCGGGGCGATCCCGGCGGGCGGGGCGGAGATTCCCACCTTCCTGAGCTACAGCCTGGAGCGGCGGCTGACCAAGCACCCCGAGGAGTTCGGCAAGGGCGCCATCGAGGGCGTCGCCGGGCCCGAGGCCGCGAACAACGCCGCCGCCGCCGGAGTGCTCGTGCCCCTGCTCACCCTGGGGCTGCCCACGAGCGCCACCGCCGCGATCCTGCTCGCCGCCTTCCAGCAGTACGGGCTGCAACCGGGGCCGCTGCTCTTCGTCACGAACGCCGACCTCGTGTGGGGCCTGATCGCCTCGCTCTACATCGGCAACGTGATGCTGCTGGCGCTGAACCTGCCGCTCGCCCCGGTGTGGGCGCGGCTGCTGCTGATCCCGCGCCCGTTCCTGTACGCCGGGATTCTGGTCTTCTCCACGGTCGGCGTGTACTCGCTGAACAACAGCGTCTTCGACCTGCTGCTGCTCGCCCTCTTCGGGGTGATCGGGTACGGGATGCGCCGCTTCGACTTCCCGGTCACGCCCGCGATCATCGGCGTGATCCTGGGGCCGACCGCCGAGTCGCAGTTCCGCACCGCCCTCCAGCAGAGCAACGGGGACTTCGGCATTTTCGCGCGGCAACCGCTGACCGCCTTCATCCTGATCATCGTGGCGCTCGCGCTGATCCTGCCCCCGGTGCTGCGGGCACGGGCGGCGCGGCGGGCAAGGTAA
- a CDS encoding superoxide dismutase, with product MAYQLPDLPYPENALEPHIDAQTMNIHRTRHHQTYVDNANKALEGTEFADLPVEQLIQRLDQVPSDKKNVLRNNAGGHANHSLFWQVMTPQGQGQPGGELAQAIEQAFGSFDAFKEKFEDAAKTRFGSGWAWLVVRPGGELAVVSTANQDNPLMGEGLAGVSGTPVLGVDVWEHAYYLNYQNKRPDYLKAFWNVVNWDEVARRYEGAKGHSQ from the coding sequence ATGGCCTACCAACTGCCCGACCTGCCCTACCCGGAAAACGCCCTGGAGCCCCACATCGACGCGCAGACGATGAACATCCACCGCACGAGGCACCACCAGACCTACGTGGACAACGCGAACAAGGCGCTGGAGGGCACCGAGTTCGCGGACCTGCCCGTCGAGCAGCTCATCCAGAGGCTCGATCAGGTCCCCAGCGACAAGAAGAACGTCTTGCGCAACAACGCGGGCGGCCACGCCAACCACAGCCTCTTCTGGCAGGTCATGACGCCGCAGGGGCAGGGCCAGCCGGGCGGTGAACTCGCGCAGGCCATCGAGCAGGCCTTCGGGTCCTTCGACGCTTTCAAGGAGAAGTTCGAGGACGCCGCGAAGACGCGCTTCGGCTCGGGCTGGGCGTGGCTCGTCGTTAGGCCCGGCGGTGAACTCGCCGTCGTGAGCACCGCCAACCAGGACAACCCCCTGATGGGCGAGGGGCTGGCGGGCGTGAGCGGCACCCCGGTCCTGGGCGTGGACGTGTGGGAGCACGCCTACTACCTCAACTACCAGAACAAGCGCCCCGACTACCTCAAGGCGTTCTGGAACGTCGTGAACTGGGACGAGGTGGCCCGCCGCTACGAGGGGGCGAAGGGCCACTCGCAGTAA
- a CDS encoding tetratricopeptide repeat protein, whose amino-acid sequence MKRRPLGLLLAAAILSGAAAQTPTAPATPAPAQPAAPAAPATPGAVPATPARPTRPAANYVALGVFYYEQGKFDEAYVAFRAAAETDPRNAEALLGLGRSQVKLRLYSPAIETLRRLVTLDPRNISAYIALAQAYQQQYIGASDRASVTGNLAEAQRVLTEAEATVGVVGGAERNLNLSKVWNERGYVFKLQGDGGRAIDAFKQASTLNPENDVILFNLGDMYYATGNLVAALDSLQQAVIADPRDPYNRAYYAKLLALSGNVAAARPEAAQAARLAPSNSYAVGQYGVVSYLAGDRATARTQLTQAVRLDPLRYPEFYFYLGRLDLDAGDLKAARENLTRAAALGSTTPEYMYYLGLSYERGVGTVAPDRLKARENYERALQLSPSYALAREGLNRVR is encoded by the coding sequence GTGAAACGACGTCCCCTCGGCCTGCTCCTCGCGGCGGCCATCCTGTCTGGCGCAGCCGCGCAGACGCCGACGGCTCCGGCCACCCCGGCTCCCGCCCAGCCCGCGGCGCCCGCTGCCCCGGCCACCCCCGGCGCGGTGCCCGCCACCCCCGCACGTCCCACCCGTCCCGCCGCGAACTACGTGGCGCTGGGCGTCTTCTACTACGAGCAGGGCAAGTTCGACGAGGCCTACGTCGCCTTCCGCGCCGCCGCCGAGACCGACCCCCGCAACGCCGAGGCGCTGCTGGGCCTGGGCCGCTCGCAGGTCAAGCTGCGGCTCTATTCTCCCGCCATCGAGACCCTGCGGCGCCTCGTGACCCTCGACCCGCGCAACATCAGCGCGTACATCGCCCTCGCGCAGGCGTACCAGCAGCAGTACATCGGGGCGAGCGACCGTGCCAGCGTCACGGGCAACCTTGCCGAGGCGCAGCGGGTCCTCACCGAGGCCGAGGCCACCGTGGGGGTGGTCGGCGGCGCGGAGCGCAACCTCAACCTCAGCAAGGTCTGGAACGAGCGCGGGTACGTCTTCAAGCTTCAGGGCGACGGGGGCCGGGCCATCGACGCTTTCAAGCAGGCCTCGACCCTCAACCCCGAGAACGACGTGATCCTCTTTAACCTCGGGGACATGTACTACGCGACCGGGAACCTCGTGGCCGCGCTCGACAGCCTCCAGCAGGCCGTGATCGCCGATCCCCGCGACCCCTACAACCGCGCGTACTACGCCAAGCTCCTGGCCCTGAGCGGCAACGTCGCCGCCGCCAGGCCCGAGGCCGCCCAGGCCGCCCGCCTCGCGCCGAGCAACAGCTACGCGGTCGGGCAGTACGGGGTGGTGAGCTACCTCGCCGGGGACCGCGCGACCGCCCGCACGCAGCTCACCCAGGCGGTGAGGCTCGATCCCCTGCGCTATCCCGAGTTCTACTTCTACCTCGGGCGCCTCGACCTCGATGCCGGGGACCTCAAGGCGGCCCGCGAGAACCTGACCCGCGCCGCTGCCCTGGGCAGCACCACCCCCGAGTACATGTACTACCTCGGCCTGAGCTACGAGCGCGGGGTGGGCACGGTCGCCCCGGACCGTCTCAAGGCCCGCGAGAACTACGAGCGGGCGCTGCAACTCAGCCCGAGCTACGCGCTGGCGCGCGAAGGCCTCAACCGCGTGCGCTGA
- the coaE gene encoding dephospho-CoA kinase (Dephospho-CoA kinase (CoaE) performs the final step in coenzyme A biosynthesis.) translates to MSSPPSSARPHRLGLTGSIGAGKSTVAALLRERGLTVLDADEQARLVTLEPEVLAEIEAAFPGVVREGVLDRAALAAQVFGDPARLARLNGVVHPRVRARMLALETAAAARGEPWVVQDVPLLFEGGLERQMDAVLVVDAPLETRVARVVARSGLTRGEVLARDARQMPGEEKRRRATVVLDNGGGLEALEAQLDAALARLGVTAAGAPARPE, encoded by the coding sequence ATGTCCTCTCCCCCTTCTTCCGCCCGCCCGCACCGCCTGGGTCTGACGGGCAGCATCGGCGCGGGCAAGAGCACCGTCGCGGCCCTGCTGCGAGAGCGCGGCCTGACGGTGCTCGACGCGGACGAGCAGGCCCGCCTCGTCACCCTGGAGCCGGAGGTTCTGGCGGAGATCGAGGCCGCCTTCCCCGGGGTCGTGCGCGAGGGCGTGCTCGACCGGGCGGCGCTGGCGGCGCAGGTGTTCGGGGACCCCGCCCGCCTCGCCCGGCTCAACGGCGTCGTCCACCCGCGCGTGCGGGCGCGGATGCTGGCCCTGGAGACGGCGGCGGCGGCGCGCGGCGAGCCCTGGGTCGTGCAGGACGTGCCCCTGCTGTTCGAGGGCGGGCTGGAGCGGCAGATGGACGCGGTGCTCGTCGTGGACGCGCCGCTGGAGACGCGGGTGGCCCGCGTGGTCGCCCGCTCGGGCCTGACGCGAGGGGAGGTGCTCGCCCGCGACGCCCGCCAGATGCCCGGCGAGGAGAAGCGCAGGCGAGCGACGGTGGTGCTCGACAACGGCGGCGGCCTGGAAGCGCTGGAGGCACAGCTCGACGCGGCGCTCGCCCGGCTGGGCGTGACGGCGGCGGGAGCGCCCGCCCGCCCCGAATGA